In Halovivax gelatinilyticus, the following are encoded in one genomic region:
- a CDS encoding ABC transporter permease gives MKHGKYLLWRLIQAFPVVLGIVTITFFLTNRIPGDPVEVMLAGQDVPPETIEAVQARYGLDQPLHERYFNYLAGIAQGDLGWSIYYDMPVTTVIANRIPVTLFLVLSAFVFAIAVSVPLGVISAKRRNEPVDHGSRVVSLIGVSTPDFWIGLVLLILFAFHLGWLPATGLPLPWDSPNSIRGAETQLDVIYESLRHLIMPMIALGTLQMAQITRIERSSMVDSFQKDYVELMEAYGVSEKKIVRKYAFRPAQTPVITIVGLGLSTALGGTVLIETVFQINGMGRLIIQAINTQDYELIMGTTLIYGLMFVVGTILTDLAYSYIDPRVTYGDDA, from the coding sequence ATGAAACACGGAAAATACCTTCTTTGGCGCCTGATACAAGCGTTCCCCGTTGTATTGGGAATCGTTACGATCACCTTTTTCCTGACGAACCGGATTCCGGGCGATCCGGTGGAAGTGATGCTGGCTGGTCAAGACGTTCCCCCAGAAACGATCGAAGCGGTCCAGGCCCGGTACGGACTCGACCAACCGCTGCACGAACGGTACTTCAACTATCTGGCTGGCATAGCCCAGGGTGACCTCGGCTGGAGTATTTACTACGACATGCCGGTGACGACGGTGATCGCGAACCGGATCCCGGTGACGCTCTTTTTGGTCCTCTCAGCGTTCGTATTCGCGATCGCCGTCTCCGTACCGCTCGGCGTTATCTCGGCGAAGCGGCGCAACGAGCCCGTCGACCACGGCTCGCGCGTGGTCTCGCTGATCGGCGTAAGTACGCCGGACTTCTGGATCGGACTCGTCTTGCTCATCCTCTTTGCGTTCCACCTGGGCTGGTTGCCCGCCACCGGGCTGCCGCTCCCCTGGGACTCTCCCAATTCGATCAGAGGAGCCGAGACGCAACTGGACGTGATATACGAATCGCTCAGACACCTGATCATGCCGATGATCGCGCTGGGAACGCTCCAGATGGCCCAGATAACGCGAATCGAACGATCGTCGATGGTCGACTCGTTCCAGAAGGACTACGTCGAACTCATGGAAGCCTACGGCGTCTCGGAGAAGAAGATCGTTCGAAAGTACGCGTTTCGACCGGCCCAGACGCCCGTGATAACGATCGTGGGCCTCGGCTTGAGTACGGCGCTCGGCGGAACGGTGCTCATCGAGACGGTCTTTCAGATCAACGGGATGGGCCGGCTGATTATTCAGGCGATAAACACGCAGGATTACGAATTGATCATGGGAACCACGCTTATCTACGGCCTCATGTTCGT
- a CDS encoding CocE/NonD family hydrolase — protein MCATSTDVSNIDRTAGISIPVGGETVSATRYRPADASEPLPALLLYYPYRKDDHLVYGAYAPIIEYLAAHGYAVVTADMVGTGASTGTKTETGDYESEGAEAVAIVEWLADRSWCTGSVGMFGKSYGGSTCLSAAVHDPEPLKAIVPIMAGISTYEEVAYLGGTLSPFERAGHWNSQMLALQSLPSSYRDPDGQWSEAWKDHLAQLEEGDPWLFNTMDHDLKDEYWDRRELPVEDVTVPTFAVSGWRDYFPTPTLSFAERIDAPTRVLLGPWRHAMPHRARETTIDFRPRVRAWFDHFLKDEPVAESDQIEDVRSWPKIAFWTEREGGGVVEGGTWRATETWPPSEQTFTVRATETGLTPTELDDGERLEVEYDHDHTVGMYSPDDRPFSVPADVDPDDRRSLTFESDPFEDPIELTGSPTATVTLTSSVEDPMLVVRLTDVAPDGTTRLVSHGRLRLSHRDGHDERRLLDPGTEYTVDLRLKPKSHVFETGHRLRLAISAGFFPLVHPTAREPGRYTVRSSTDAPTSVRFPGVAHTDGVSFPDAIEMGDPDEELVPASSPYTTSKRGRWETSRNQLTDEATVRTTMAHAMELPHGGTMSFDQEIEATAEPDDPTAYVVTSETEATVDYGAQRARSEVTCRLTPDVTHYSVTTTFDDHLVFHRTWRR, from the coding sequence ATGTGTGCCACTAGCACTGACGTCTCGAATATCGACCGAACTGCGGGGATCTCGATCCCGGTCGGGGGCGAGACCGTTTCCGCGACGAGATACCGGCCGGCGGATGCGAGCGAGCCGTTGCCGGCGCTGTTGCTGTACTACCCGTATCGGAAAGACGACCATCTCGTCTACGGCGCGTACGCGCCCATCATCGAGTACCTCGCGGCGCACGGCTACGCGGTCGTTACGGCCGATATGGTCGGAACGGGAGCGTCGACGGGAACGAAGACGGAGACGGGTGACTACGAATCGGAGGGGGCCGAGGCGGTGGCGATCGTCGAGTGGCTCGCGGACAGATCCTGGTGTACCGGAAGTGTGGGGATGTTCGGTAAATCCTACGGTGGGAGCACGTGTCTCTCGGCGGCCGTTCACGATCCCGAGCCGCTGAAGGCGATCGTTCCGATCATGGCCGGTATTTCGACGTACGAAGAGGTCGCCTACCTCGGCGGGACGCTCAGCCCGTTCGAACGCGCCGGTCACTGGAACTCCCAGATGCTCGCGCTGCAGTCGTTACCCTCGAGCTATCGCGACCCGGACGGACAGTGGTCCGAGGCGTGGAAGGACCACCTCGCACAACTCGAGGAGGGTGACCCCTGGTTGTTCAACACGATGGATCACGACCTGAAAGACGAGTACTGGGACCGTCGGGAACTCCCGGTCGAGGACGTAACGGTCCCGACGTTCGCGGTGAGCGGCTGGCGCGATTACTTTCCCACCCCGACGCTTTCGTTCGCCGAGCGGATCGACGCACCCACGCGCGTACTGCTCGGTCCGTGGCGCCACGCCATGCCACACCGAGCCCGAGAGACGACGATCGACTTCCGGCCGCGGGTTCGAGCGTGGTTCGATCACTTCCTGAAAGACGAGCCGGTCGCGGAGTCCGATCAGATAGAGGACGTCCGTTCGTGGCCGAAGATCGCGTTCTGGACCGAGCGCGAGGGTGGCGGCGTCGTCGAGGGCGGGACCTGGCGCGCGACGGAGACGTGGCCGCCATCGGAACAGACGTTCACCGTTCGCGCGACGGAAACCGGTCTCACGCCGACGGAACTCGACGACGGCGAGCGCCTCGAAGTCGAGTACGATCACGATCACACCGTCGGCATGTACTCGCCCGACGACCGACCGTTTTCGGTGCCCGCCGACGTCGATCCGGACGACCGCCGCTCGCTTACGTTCGAATCCGACCCGTTCGAGGACCCGATCGAGCTCACCGGCTCACCGACGGCGACCGTCACGCTCACCTCGAGCGTCGAAGATCCGATGCTCGTCGTTCGACTGACCGACGTCGCCCCGGACGGAACCACGCGTCTCGTCTCTCACGGACGGCTCCGATTGAGTCACAGGGACGGGCACGACGAACGGCGACTGCTCGACCCGGGAACGGAGTACACGGTCGACCTCCGGTTGAAACCGAAGTCGCACGTCTTCGAGACCGGACACCGCCTCAGACTCGCGATCAGCGCCGGGTTCTTTCCGCTCGTTCATCCGACCGCGAGAGAGCCCGGGCGATACACCGTGCGTTCGTCGACCGACGCGCCAACATCGGTCCGATTCCCCGGTGTCGCCCACACCGACGGCGTCTCGTTTCCCGACGCGATCGAAATGGGCGACCCAGACGAGGAACTCGTGCCGGCGTCCTCGCCGTACACCACGTCGAAACGAGGGAGATGGGAAACGAGCCGCAATCAGTTGACCGACGAGGCGACCGTTCGGACGACGATGGCCCACGCGATGGAGCTTCCCCACGGCGGGACGATGTCGTTCGACCAGGAGATCGAGGCGACCGCCGAACCCGACGACCCGACCGCGTACGTCGTCACGTCGGAAACCGAAGCGACCGTCGATTACGGGGCACAGCGTGCTCGTTCGGAGGTGACCTGCCGATTGACGCCGGACGTAACGCACTACTCCGTGACGACCACGTTCGACGATCACCTCGTCTTTCACAGGACGTGGCGGCGATAG
- a CDS encoding ABC transporter substrate-binding protein: protein MQLEDLPLSRREFVLATGATSAMLAGCIGGNGSDDEQVLRVGLESDPRTIDPVRHLSTPDRQVLNNVFNNIVALDNDLAFAPELAVDLPETEQDGARWIVEIDSDAEFHNGEPVTFEDVEYSMTQPVVEDRGDAGDYNMIESIEEVDEHTIQFDLEEPYARFMLSLNTLVVPKDVREENKGAEDEWAENIIGSGPYKFVEWDEGERVLLEKNEDYWMDIDPGLDEVEILEIEEASTRVTTLETDETDLIQEVPTDLQETVNSMDHSSMEIVQGLRCNFIAFNCIDGPTADPLVREGIDACIDLDNEIDLQIGDGGERMFSPIPSSLAEEWDLPVDEWAEIPAEKDHDRAAELLDEGGLDPDYELDILVSGDDTLAVSLANEIEAAGYSANVQNLEWGTFISTFNSGDADDMNIYFLGLSGAPDPGAFINTLYHPSREGADNGHYYRDDELLEWMEGADATADEDERRELFIDSVTRVLEERVHLPTYEQMEAWGVADHVNDFQLNPRPSINPRLTSEWNNVGIDR from the coding sequence ATGCAATTAGAAGATCTCCCACTCTCGCGACGCGAGTTCGTTCTCGCGACTGGTGCAACCTCGGCGATGCTCGCAGGGTGTATCGGTGGAAACGGGTCGGACGATGAACAGGTGCTTCGAGTCGGACTCGAGTCGGACCCCCGGACGATCGATCCGGTCAGACACCTGAGTACACCCGATCGACAGGTGCTCAACAACGTCTTCAACAACATCGTCGCGCTGGATAACGACCTCGCGTTCGCCCCCGAGCTGGCGGTGGACTTACCGGAGACCGAACAGGACGGCGCGCGGTGGATCGTCGAGATCGATTCGGACGCCGAGTTTCACAACGGCGAGCCGGTGACGTTCGAGGACGTCGAGTACTCGATGACCCAGCCGGTGGTCGAAGACCGCGGCGACGCGGGCGACTACAACATGATCGAGTCGATCGAGGAGGTCGACGAGCACACGATCCAGTTCGACCTGGAAGAGCCCTACGCGCGATTTATGCTCTCGCTGAACACGCTGGTGGTGCCCAAAGACGTCCGCGAGGAGAACAAGGGCGCAGAAGACGAGTGGGCCGAGAACATCATCGGCAGCGGGCCGTACAAGTTCGTCGAGTGGGACGAAGGCGAGCGGGTGTTACTCGAGAAGAACGAGGACTACTGGATGGATATCGACCCGGGACTCGACGAAGTGGAGATTCTCGAGATCGAGGAGGCCTCGACGCGGGTTACCACGCTCGAAACCGACGAAACCGATCTGATTCAGGAGGTGCCGACGGACTTACAGGAAACGGTCAACTCGATGGATCACTCCTCGATGGAAATCGTCCAGGGTCTCAGGTGCAACTTCATCGCGTTCAACTGCATCGACGGGCCGACGGCCGATCCGCTCGTTCGCGAGGGAATCGACGCCTGTATCGACCTCGACAACGAGATCGACCTGCAGATCGGCGACGGAGGCGAACGAATGTTTTCGCCCATCCCATCCAGCCTCGCCGAAGAGTGGGATCTTCCCGTCGACGAGTGGGCGGAGATTCCCGCAGAAAAGGACCACGATCGAGCGGCCGAACTGTTAGACGAGGGCGGATTGGACCCCGATTACGAGCTGGACATCCTGGTGTCGGGCGACGACACGCTGGCGGTCTCGCTGGCGAACGAGATCGAAGCCGCCGGCTACTCGGCGAACGTCCAGAACTTAGAGTGGGGGACGTTCATCAGCACGTTCAACTCCGGCGACGCCGACGACATGAACATCTACTTCCTCGGGCTGTCGGGAGCGCCCGATCCCGGCGCGTTCATCAACACGCTCTACCACCCGAGCCGCGAGGGCGCCGACAACGGCCACTACTACCGCGACGACGAGTTGCTAGAGTGGATGGAGGGCGCCGACGCGACCGCCGACGAGGACGAACGCCGAGAGCTGTTCATCGACTCGGTCACGCGCGTCCTCGAAGAACGCGTCCACCTGCCGACGTACGAACAGATGGAAGCGTGGGGCGTCGCCGACCACGTCAACGACTTCCAACTCAACCCGCGGCCGTCGATCAACCCCCGGTTGACCAGCGAGTGGAACAACGTCGGTATCGACCGATAA